From the genome of Streptomyces sp. NBC_01116, one region includes:
- a CDS encoding phage tail protein translates to MAATTTAYAYETAPGSLITRDGQIQWAGLLMGPGTPYEIDRTGVTGWDDLPVLDTGDVSRPDRHGAWPGAQWAQPRLVGATVWLLPRTTRDARGVAAGFRDATGADGGEDWLAVRLHGETLAVRARVSRRVVPQDRSFVVHGTSKASLQWTATDPRRFGSALREARALLPQAEPGLLWPEGAEAGLGLRWPLDWGAPDPADGVGGNATGSCTAVNGGSATSHPLIEFRGPVRRPTLTRLTDGKQLQYDIVLGPQDVLGVDTEAGTVLLNGNASRLYTAAPASAPEQLFGLAPGATELAFRSDDTTPDPRASVTVRWRDAHW, encoded by the coding sequence ATGGCCGCGACCACAACCGCATACGCGTACGAGACCGCACCCGGCTCACTGATCACCCGCGACGGGCAGATCCAGTGGGCCGGACTGCTGATGGGCCCCGGTACCCCGTACGAGATCGACCGCACCGGCGTCACGGGCTGGGACGACCTGCCGGTGCTCGACACCGGTGATGTCTCCCGCCCCGACCGGCACGGCGCCTGGCCCGGCGCGCAGTGGGCGCAGCCCCGGCTCGTCGGGGCGACCGTCTGGCTGCTGCCCCGCACCACCCGGGACGCCCGGGGCGTGGCCGCCGGCTTCCGGGACGCGACCGGCGCGGACGGCGGCGAGGACTGGCTGGCCGTGCGGCTGCACGGGGAGACCCTCGCCGTACGGGCCCGGGTCAGCCGGCGGGTCGTTCCGCAGGACCGTTCCTTCGTGGTGCACGGCACCTCGAAGGCCAGTCTCCAGTGGACCGCGACCGACCCGCGCCGCTTCGGCTCCGCGCTCCGCGAGGCCCGCGCCCTCCTGCCGCAGGCCGAACCAGGGCTGCTCTGGCCGGAGGGGGCCGAGGCCGGGCTCGGCCTGCGCTGGCCGCTGGACTGGGGCGCCCCGGACCCGGCCGACGGGGTCGGCGGCAACGCCACGGGCAGCTGCACCGCGGTCAACGGAGGATCCGCGACCTCCCACCCGCTGATCGAGTTCCGGGGGCCGGTCCGGCGCCCGACCCTGACCCGGCTCACCGACGGCAAGCAGCTCCAGTACGACATCGTGCTCGGCCCCCAGGACGTCCTGGGCGTCGACACCGAGGCCGGCACCGTCCTGCTCAACGGGAACGCCTCCCGCCTCTACACCGCGGCCCCGGCCTCCGCCCCCGAGCAGCTGTTCGGGCTGGCCCCGGGCGCGACGGAGCTGGCGTTCCGCTCCGACGACACCACCCCCGACCCGCGGGCCTCCGTCACCGTCCGGTGGCGCGACGCCCACTGGTGA
- a CDS encoding tape-measure protein: MSAAAIRAGADPFAGVAGALSGFRTRLGAAGTSLAAALRDAGRAGAAADGIRAGATAASPAARQVRTGADAAGRSLTGTGRAAGVTATRLRAAGGRVRPAAASLGAVSSGSGVFGGPAGILGKGVGTVSGLMGFLGGALTVGAGAMTAVNVAMRANPFGFVLGLIVPLAGFLIEYALSSQTGQKIMKQVFDQVLTVFRTIGTFLGPVVRAYLTVVSAQFKAVRTIVTAVVRGVGTALTRGFDGARSAVSSATRAVTGLISRTWNGFRKAIQPTLDWITRRIPEMFTRVKNATSAALGAIGDFLSTGMQGVMAAVTGPVKALISFANWVIDGLNGLSFSILGKKFGVDLPKIPQLAEGGVVQPGGGPSTVRPLSALDRLRPAEETPAAGRSSGPPAPERARLHTYHAAGRGGALAIASDLLFLHRAAA; encoded by the coding sequence ATGAGCGCCGCGGCGATCAGGGCGGGCGCCGATCCTTTCGCGGGCGTGGCCGGTGCGCTCTCCGGCTTCCGCACGCGGCTGGGCGCGGCGGGCACGTCGCTGGCGGCGGCGCTGCGCGACGCGGGCCGGGCCGGAGCCGCCGCCGACGGGATCAGGGCCGGTGCGACCGCCGCCTCACCGGCCGCACGGCAGGTGAGGACCGGGGCGGACGCGGCGGGGAGGTCGCTGACCGGCACCGGCCGCGCCGCCGGGGTCACGGCGACCCGGCTCCGCGCCGCCGGCGGCAGGGTCCGACCCGCCGCCGCCTCGCTCGGCGCCGTCTCCTCCGGCTCCGGCGTCTTCGGAGGGCCCGCCGGAATCCTGGGCAAGGGCGTCGGCACGGTCTCCGGGCTGATGGGGTTCCTCGGCGGCGCCCTCACCGTCGGCGCCGGCGCGATGACGGCCGTCAATGTGGCGATGCGGGCCAATCCGTTCGGGTTCGTCCTCGGTCTGATCGTGCCGCTCGCGGGCTTCCTCATCGAGTACGCGCTCAGCTCACAGACCGGCCAGAAGATCATGAAGCAGGTCTTCGACCAGGTGCTGACGGTCTTCCGGACGATCGGCACGTTCCTCGGGCCGGTCGTCCGGGCGTACCTCACCGTGGTCTCGGCGCAGTTCAAGGCCGTACGCACGATCGTCACGGCGGTCGTCAGGGGCGTCGGCACGGCCCTGACCCGCGGCTTCGACGGCGCCCGTAGCGCGGTCTCCTCGGCGACCCGCGCGGTCACCGGGCTGATCAGCCGGACCTGGAACGGCTTCAGGAAGGCGATCCAGCCCACCTTGGACTGGATCACCCGGCGCATCCCCGAGATGTTCACCCGGGTCAAGAACGCCACCTCCGCCGCTCTGGGCGCCATCGGTGACTTCCTGTCCACCGGCATGCAGGGCGTCATGGCCGCCGTCACCGGGCCGGTCAAGGCCCTGATCTCGTTCGCCAACTGGGTGATCGACGGCCTCAACGGGCTGAGCTTCTCCATCCTCGGCAAGAAGTTCGGCGTCGACCTGCCCAAGATCCCGCAGCTCGCCGAGGGGGGCGTGGTCCAGCCGGGCGGGGGCCCCTCGACCGTCCGCCCGCTGTCGGCGCTGGACCGGCTGCGCCCCGCCGAGGAGACCCCGGCGGCCGGGCGCTCCTCCGGCCCGCCCGCTCCGGAGCGGGCCCGGCTGCACACCTACCACGCGGCCGGGCGGGGCGGAGCCCTCGCCATCGCCTCCGATCTGCTGTTCCTGCACCGAGCGGCGGCATGA